Part of the Oerskovia paurometabola genome is shown below.
GCACGCGTACGGCCTCGACCTCACCCCGGAGCCACGCTCACCGAGACAGCACCCCACCGCACCCGACCTCACCTGAACCGGAGAACACCATGCCCGTCGAGTTCCTCGGCATCGCCACCACGAGCGACGCCTCCGAGACCACCGCCCGTACGACCGCCCCCTTCGACAAGCAGTACCTCGAGCGCCTCGTGCGCGCGCACGAGGACAACGGGTGGACCCGCGTCCTGTTCGCCTACGGGTCGAGCGGCCCTGAGCCGTCGGCGCTCGCGGCCTGGACCGCGGCCCGCCTCGACACGGTCGAGCTGCTGCTCGCGCACCGCCCCAACGTCTCCTACCCGACGTTCGCGGCCAAGTCGTTCGCGACGCTCGACCAGCTCTCCGAGGGGCGGCTGTCCGTCCACTTCATCACGGGCGGCAACGACCACGAGCAGGGGCGCGAGGGCGACACGCTGACCAAGGACGAGCGCTACGCCCGCACCCAGGAGTACATCCAGATCGTCAAGAGGGCGTGGTCGAGCGCCGAGCCGTTCGACCACCACGGGACGTTCTACGACTTCGACGACTTCGTGCTGGACGCCAAGCCGTTCGAGGGACGCACGCCAACGATCTCGTTCGGCGGGTCCTCCGACGCGGCGTTCAAGGTCGGTGCGGCCGAGGCCGACATCTACGCGGTGTGGGGCGAGCCGCTCGACCGCACGGCCGAGCAGATCCAGCGGGTCCACGCGGAGGCCGCTGCCGCCGGGCGCTCCACGCCCCCGCGGATCCACGCCGCGTTCCGCCCGATCCTCGGCGCGACCGAGGAGCTGGCCTGGGAGAAGGCCCACCGCGTGCTCGACCGGATCGAGGAGCGCAAGGCCGCGGCCGGGGGCGTGCCGAGCCGTCGCCACCCGATCGACAAGCCGGAGAACGCGGGCTCGCAGCGCCTTCTGGAGATCGCGGCCCAGGGCGACCGGTTCGACACGGCCCTGTGGACCGCGACGGCCAGGGCCACGGGGGGAGCGGGCAACTCGAACGCGCTCGTCGGGACGCCCGAGACCGTCGCGCAGGCGCTGCTCGCGTACTACGACCTGGGAGTCCGCATCATCTCGGCTCGTGGCTACGACCTGCTCGACGACGCGACCGACTTCGGTCGCTACGTCATCCCGATCGTGCGCGAGGAGGTCGCCAAGCGCGACGCCGAGGCGGCGTCGACCCAGGCGGCCTGAGCACTCCCTCGGCACCACCACCCACCCCCACCAAGGAGCTTCCGTGCGTTTCCAGGTCCTCGACATCGTCTTCAACCCGCCCCACCCCGTCACGGGCGAGGCCGTGCCCGCGGCCGACCGGCTCGAACGCGTCGTCGAGACCGCGGTCCTGGCGGAGGAGCTCGGCCTCGACGCGTTCGCGGTCGGCGAGCGGCACGCTGGGGACGTGCTGTCCTCGTCGCCGACGGTGATCCTCGGGGCGATCGCCGCCCGGACGTCGCGCATCCTGCTGAGCACGGGCGTGACGGTGCTGTCCCTGCTCGACCCGATCCGGGTCGCCGAGGACTACGCGACGATCGACCAGCTCAGCCGGGGCCGGTTCGAGATGGTCATCGGCAAGGGCAACGAGGCCCTCCAGTACCCGCTGCTGGGTCTCGACCTCGCGAAGCAGTACGAGTACCTCGAGGAGAACTACGAGCTGCTCCGGCTGCTCCTGAGCGGCGAGGAGGTCGACTGGGAGGGCCGTCACCGCCCGGACCTGCGAGGCGCCACGACCCTGCCGCGCCCGTACGACGGCGCGTTCCGGATCTGGCACGGGTCCGCGACCTCGCGGTTCGCTGTCGAGCTCGCCGCGAGGTGGGGCGACCCGATCGTGAGCGCCAACGCGCTCCAGCCCCGCGAGAGCTACCAGGTGCTGATCGACCACTACCGCGAGCAGTACGCGGCCGCGGGGCACGACCCGGCGTACGGGTTCGTCGGGTCGGGGTCCGGCGGGCTGTTCCTCGCGGACACGACCGAGCAGGCGATCGAGGAGTTCCGCCCCATCTACGAGGGCGCCGTCGCGCGCGCAGACCTGCGCAAGCACGACCCGTCCGCGGTCGGCAAGGTCACGAGCTTCCGGACCATCGAGGAGGCCGTCGAGCGCGGCCCCGCCCTCGTCGGCTCTCCCGAGCGCGTGGCCGAGAAGATCCTCGACTACCACCAGAGCTACGGGCACGATCTCCAGTCGGTCTCGATCAACCACCTCCTGGAGCCCGCCCGGCAGGACGACGTGCTGCGCCGGTTCGCGGAGGAGGTCGTGCCGCTGGTCAGGGCCGAGGTCAAGACCGACCTCTGGGGGCCCGCCGACGCCCGCCGGGCCAAGGGGTTCACGGCACGGTAGGCCTGCTGGGGAGCGGGCGAGGGACGCCAGGCAGAGGCCGACCGCGGGCCGGCCGGGCACGACCGGCACCCTGGCGGAGCGTTCCCGCTCGGCCTAGGCTGGAAGTGTCCGGCGGGCCCTCGCGTGCGCCGGGCACGGGCACGGAAGAAGGCTCCGACGATGTGGCTCCTCGTGGTCTCCGGAGCGGTGGGCGCGGCCCTGGTCGCCGCCATCGCCTGGTCCACGATGCGCGTCGACCGGCCTTCCACCGATGCCCTCCCGCCACCCGGACCGCACCGGACCACCCTGCGCGAGCGGCGCCGTCGGGCTCCCGATCCTCTCGTCGCGCTCGCTCTCCAGATCCGCCTCGGGCGGCTCGCCGACGAGCTGCGCGCGGTCGAGGCCGACCCGGACGTCTACGCCCGCGCCCACCACTACCTCGCCGCGCAGGGCGCGTACGACGCGCTGCTGCGCGAGGCGTGCCGGCTCAGCGGCCTCGACGTCGTGGCCGACCCGCTGCGCGCGGGCCTGCGCAGCGACGAGGACGAGCGGCTGCGCGAGGAGCTCGAGCTCAGCGCGCGCGGGTGGACCTGGTAGCCAGGCGGCACGGGTGAGGGGCCCGACGGCGGCGCGCTCCGCCGTCGGGCCCCTCACCCAGATCGTGGGCCTCAGAGGGCCGAGTGGTCCCCGATCCGGTGGTAGGACCGGTCGTGGTAGACGAGCGGCGTGGCGTCCGCCCGGGTCCCCGACGCGAGCGCGCGCAGCGAGACCAGGTAGCTGTCGCCCACGGGCGTGCGCTGGATGATGCGGCCGCGCACCCAGGACAGCGCGCCGTCGATCACGGGCTCCCCGGACGCGAGAGGAGCCCACCCGCCGGCTGCGAAGCGGTCGATCCCGCTCGTCGCGAACCGCGCGGACACGTCGTCCTGGTCGGCGCTGAGGAAGTTGACCGTGACCGTGCGGGCCGCGGAGATCGCGGGCCACGACGACGACGTCGACGCGAGCGAGAACGCGAGCAGCGGCGGCGCGGCCGAGACCGAGATGACCGACGTCGCCGTGAAGCCCACGGGCCGGCCCTCGTGCTCGAGCGCGATCACCGCGACGCCCGCGGGGTGCTGCCGGAACACCGCCTTGTAGGCGTCGGCGCTGAGCTGCGGCTCGTCCTGCTCGTGGAGCAGGGCCTCGAGCCCGGCGAGGCGCGCGACGTCGGAGCGGGTCGTGGGTTCGGCGGTCATCGGGTCACCTCGGCGAGCTCGGGGGCGGTCCGGTGGGTGGTCTCCTGCCTGACGGCGTCGCCCGCCGCCCGCAGCAGGGGACCTCCCGCGTGGCCGAGCCAGGCGTCGACGGCGCTCGTGAGGTCGGCCTCGCCCAGCCGGGAGTCCAGGAGGGTCAGCGTGCGTGCGGGGACCGTCGCGCCGAGCTCGACGAGGAGCGGGCGCAGGTGCACCTCGCCCGCGAGAGCGTGCGCGGGGTTGCCCGACACCACGACCGGGACGGCCACGACGCCGGCCAGCCCGTCCGGGCCGTAGAGGTCGAGGAACGCCTTGAGGAGGCCGGTGTACGAGCCCTTGTAGACGGGCGTCGCGACGACCAGGACCGCGGCGCCCGCGGCGGTCTCCCGCGCGGCGTCGGCGCGCGGGTGCTCGGGGGCGAGGATCTCGGTCGCGATCTCGGCGAGGTCGATCGTGGCCTGGTCGGGCCCGTTCACGTCAGGCCCGTTCACGTCGGCCGCGGCCAGGCCCAGGTGGTCGGCGACCCGGGCCGCGACCGTCAGGGCGGCGGCCAGGGTCCGCGAACCGGGACGGGGGTTGCCGACCAGGGTGACCAGGGCCGGTCGCGGGTGGTCGGTCTGCGTGGGGCGGGGGGCTGCAGGGTGCTGGGTCATCGCTTCCTCACTGTCGTCGTGCTGCACGCTTGCCGCGTCGTGCCGGCGCGGCCGGGTCATCTCCCGGAGCACCCCGTCGTGAAGGGGTTGCTGACCAGCGAGCCGGGGCTTCGCGCTGGTGCTCGTGACCTCTGGACAGGGGTATAGACCCGTGGGGGGCTTTCTGCACCGATCCGGTCGAGAATTCTCACGGGGTGGACGGAGGTTTCGTGCCGCGTGCTCTGGCACGTCGCACGGTGTCGACCGACGCAGGCAGATCGAACTGTTGCCCCGGGCATGAGCAACGTCCCAGGTCGTGAGCCCGGCGTCTCCCAGAGTGGGACGGGAGTACGGCGCTGTTTACGAGTACGTAACCTGGTGCGGTTCAAAGCCCGCCCTGCCGAGGAGCACTCCATGGATAGTCGTCTGCAGTCCGTCTTCGACGAGGTCCTCGCCCGCAACCCTGGTGAGGTCGAGTTCCACCAGGCAGTTCGCGAGGTCTTCGACTCGCTCGGGCCGGTGCTCCAGAAGAACCCCCAGTACGTCGACGCGGCCGTGCTCGAGCGCATCTGCGAGCCCGAGCGCCAGATCATCTTCCGCGTGCCGTGGGTCGACGACCAGAACCACGTCCAGATCAACCGCGGTTTCCGCGTCGAGTTCAACTCGGCCCTCGGCCCGTTCAAGGGCGGTCTGCGCTTCCACCCGTCGGTGTACCTGGGAATCGTCAAGTTCCTCGGGTTCGAGCAGATCTTCAAGAACTCCCTCACGGGCATGCCCATCGGCGGCGGCAAGGGCGGCTCGGACTTCGACCCGCGCGGCAAGTCCGACGGCGAGGTCATGCGCTTCTGCCAGTCCTTCATGACCGAGCTCTACCGCCACATCGGCGAGTACACCGACGTCCCTGCGGGGGACATCGGCGTGGGAGGCCGCGAGATCGGCTACCTGTTCGGCCAGTACAAGCGCATCACGAACCGCTACGAGTCCGGCGTCCTCACGGGCAAGGGCATCAGCTGGGGCGGGTCGCTCGTGCGGACCGAGGCCACGGGCTACGGCACGGTGTTCTTCGCGGACCACATGCTGCGTACCAAGGGCCAGAGCTTCGACGGCCAGCGCGTCGTCGTCTCCGGATCGGGGAACGTCGCGACCTACGCGATCCAGAAGGCCCAGCAGCTCGGTGCGAACGTCGTGTCCTTCTCCGACTCCTCGGGCTACGTGGTGGACGAGGCAGGCGTGGACGTCGACCTGCTCCGCCAGATCAAGGAGGTCGAGCGCGGGCGCGTGGCCGACTACGTCGAGCGCCGCCCCGGCGCGCGCCTCGTGACGGGCGGCAGCATCTGGGACGTCCCCGCGACGGTCGCGCTGCCGTGCGCCACCCAGAACGAGCTGACCGAGCAGGACGCCAAGCAGCTCGTCGCGAACGGCGTCCTCGCGGTCGCGGAGGGCGCCAACATGCCCACGACCCCGGGCGCCGTCGCGCTCCTGCAGGACGCCGGCGTGCTGTTCGCACCCGGCAAGGCCGCGAACGCCGGCGGCGTCGCGACCTCGGCCCTCGAGATGCAGCAGAACGCCTCGCGCGACGCGTGGACGTTCGAGTACACCGAGGAGCGCCTCGCGCACATCATGGCGGGCATCCACGCGCGCTGCGAGGAGACCGCCGACGAGTACGGGACGCCGGGCAACTACGTCCTGGGTGCGAACATCGCGGGCTTCACCAAGGTCGCCGACGCGATGATCTCGCTGGGCGTCATCTGACCGACCTGAGCCCTTGGGGCCCTACCGACCGACGGGAGCGTCGTCCTCCGTGCGCCTCACGGCGTGCGCAGGACGCCGCTCCCGTCGGCGTTCCGGGGGCTCGACGCCGTGGCGAGGGGAGCGGCCCCTGACGGCAGAGCGCGCGCGGTCCCGTCGGGTCTACGCTGACCGCTGACACCGGGTGCGCTGCGGCGTGCCGACCCCTGACCCAAGGAGCATCCCCACATGGCACGCGAGGTCGCCCTCGAGATCGCAGTCCAGGACACCGACGGCGTGCGGGTCGCGGCGGAGGTCGGCGCCCAGCGCGTCGAGCTGTGCGCGGCGCTCGGGGCGACGGGCGGGCTGACGCCGAGCATCGGGCTCGTCGAGGCGGCGGTCGCTGCGGCCCTCGAGGTGGCGGGGGACGCCGCGCCCGTCGAGGTGCACCCCCTGATCCGGCCGCGCCCGGGCGGCTTCGTGTTCACTGCGGCAGAGGTCGACGTGCAGGTGCGCGACGTGCGCGCGGCGGTGGTCGCGGGGGCGTCCGGGGTCGTGATCGGTGCGCTCACCGCCGACGGGCTCGTCGACTCCGACGCGGTGCGCGCTCTCGTCGAGGCGGCGGACGGGCGCGAGGTGACGTTCCACCGGGCGATCGACGTCGTCGAGGACGTGACGGCGGCGCTCGACCTCCTTGCGGGCCTGGGCGTCTCCCGCGTCCTGACCTCGGGCGGCGCTCCGAGCAGCATCGACGGGGTCGACCGGCTGCGGGAGATGGCGCGCCACTCCGCGGGGCGCGTGCAGGTCCAGGCGGGCGGTGGAGTGCGCCCGCAGGACGTCGCCGCGCTCGTCGACGCGGGGGTGGACGCGGTCCACCTCTCGGCCAAGCGCACGCTGTCCGACGACGGCGGCCCCGGCGGCGGGGGCGGGGCCGGCTACGAGGTCACCGACCCGGCTGTCGCCCGCGCGGCGCGGGACGCGGTCGACGAGGCTCTCGCGCGCCTCTAGGGCCACCACTCAGGAGGGCGCTGGGAGAGGTCGTCGTCGGAGCGTTCCCACGGCGGCCACCCGACCGACGAGCGTCCCCGCAGGACGGTTCCGTTGTGCACTGCGCACCGATCGTCGGTGGGGCGCCTCGGCTCGAATCCGCAGGATCTAGCGGTTCCGGGGTGCTCCGGAGTCGGCGAGATTTCATTTAGGTAACTTTCCTGTTGTATTGGTCGGAACCCCGTCCGGGATTCGTTAGTGTTCCTGCCACGAGCTCGCACGGTGGCGAGCGGCCGATCAGCGTGACGACGCGTTGACGACTCGAAAGGACCAATGATGATTCGAAGCGTGGCGCGCAAGCGCCTGCTCACGGCGGTTGCCCTGGTGACCGGTGTGACGATGTTCGCGGCCGGTTGCTCCAGCTCCGGGGGCGAGAAGAACGAGGGGGGCGGCGGCGAGAGCAGCCGTGTCCTGAACGTGTGGGCCGGGACGCAGACCCCCATGGTCGCGAACTTCAACCCCTACGCCCCGAACCCCCTGCACGTGACCAACGGCGGGATCTACGAGCCGCTCTTCTTCTACAACCGGGCAGAGGCCGGCGACCCGACGCCGCGCCTCGGCGAGTCCTACGAGTGGTCCGAGGACGGCACCGAGCTCACCATCAAGATCCGCGAGGGCGTCAAGTGGACCGACGGCGAGCCGTTCACGGTCGAGGACGTCATCTTCTCGTACACCAACGAGACCGCCAAGCGTGACTACCTCAGCGCGGCCGAGAAGGTCGACGACTCGACGGTCAAGCTGACGTTCAACGGCGCACAGTTCACGGCCGCCGTCCAGATCCTCGGCACGACGCTCATGGTGCCCGAGCACATCTACGAGGGCGTCGCCGACAAGATCACGTTCACGAACGACAAGCCGGTCGGCACCGGCCCCTACATCCTCGACACCATCTCGGACGCGACGTACACCGTCGTGGCCAACGAGGACTACTGGGGCGAGGCGCCCAAGCTCAAGAAGGTCCGCTACCTGGCCCTCGACAAGAACCAGAGCGCCCAGGACCTCCTGGCCACGGGCAAGATCGACTGGACGACGATGTTCGTCGCCGACCCGGAGCCCATCACGGGCAAGGGGCAGCTCTCCCTCCTCAACACCCCGCAGGACCCGACGACGATCATGTCCTGCATGAACGCCGCGCTCGGCTGCGTGGGCCCCCAGACGGACCTCGCGGTCCGTGAGGCGGTCAACCTGCTGATCGACCGTGGCGAGATCAACGACAAGGCGTTCTCGGGGCACGCAGCGGTGGCGTCGCCCTCGCTCGCGCTCGTCGGTCGCGACGACCGGTGGATCTCGCCGGACATCGAGAAGGAGAGCCCGCAGGAGGCCAACGTCGCGGAGGCCGACAAGGTCCTCACGGGCGCCGGCTACACCAAGGGTGCCGACGGCATCTACGAGAAGGACGGCCAGAAGCTCGTCGTCGAGCTCATCTCCGTCGAGGGCTGGAGCGACCACAACGCCGCGGGCGACCTGATCGCTCAGCAGGGGATCGACGCGGGCGTCCAGATCAACCACGTGAAGATCACGCAGCAGGAGATGTCCGACGCCCGGACCGCCGGCAACTACCAGATGATGATCAGCGGCATCACGGGCACCTCGCTCGACGACCCGTTCGCGATCTACCGCCAGTGGCTCACGACCGAGTACACGACGCCGGTGGGCGAGACGATCGAGGCCGGCCGCTTCAACTTCCCGCGCTACTCGAACCCGCTCGTCGACGACGCGGTGGCCGCAGCCGCCGCCACGAACGACGAAGAGGCCAAGAAGGAGGCGTACGCCACGGTCCAGAAGGAGATCGTCCGTGACCTCCCGTACATCGCGCTGGTCGTGAACCCGACCATGTCGTTCGTCAACACGAAGGACTACACGGGCTGGCCCGCCGAGGGTGACATGTACGCGTTCCCGCCGTCGTGGGCCACCATCAGCAACGGCGTCATCCTCTCGCAGCTCGAGTCCAACAGCTGATGTCGTACTGCCGAAGAGGAGCTCGGAGCCACGAGGAGTCCATCGCATGAGGTATTTCGCACGGCGGATCACGTTCTACGTGGTCACCCTCTGGGCCGCCGTCTCACTCAACTTCATTCTTCCCCGGGCCATACCCGGTGACCCGAAGCAGATCTACATCGATACGCTTCTGCGGAGGAATGGCGAACTGACTCCTGGGATGCTCAACAGCATCGATCTCCTCTTCGGCAGTGACGACGCATCGCTCTGGGACCAGTACCTCGCCTACTGGGGGAACCTCTTCAAGGGTGACTTCGGTACCTCGGTGGTCTACTT
Proteins encoded:
- a CDS encoding flavin reductase family protein, which translates into the protein MTAEPTTRSDVARLAGLEALLHEQDEPQLSADAYKAVFRQHPAGVAVIALEHEGRPVGFTATSVISVSAAPPLLAFSLASTSSSWPAISAARTVTVNFLSADQDDVSARFATSGIDRFAAGGWAPLASGEPVIDGALSWVRGRIIQRTPVGDSYLVSLRALASGTRADATPLVYHDRSYHRIGDHSAL
- a CDS encoding ABC transporter substrate-binding protein, whose amino-acid sequence is MIRSVARKRLLTAVALVTGVTMFAAGCSSSGGEKNEGGGGESSRVLNVWAGTQTPMVANFNPYAPNPLHVTNGGIYEPLFFYNRAEAGDPTPRLGESYEWSEDGTELTIKIREGVKWTDGEPFTVEDVIFSYTNETAKRDYLSAAEKVDDSTVKLTFNGAQFTAAVQILGTTLMVPEHIYEGVADKITFTNDKPVGTGPYILDTISDATYTVVANEDYWGEAPKLKKVRYLALDKNQSAQDLLATGKIDWTTMFVADPEPITGKGQLSLLNTPQDPTTIMSCMNAALGCVGPQTDLAVREAVNLLIDRGEINDKAFSGHAAVASPSLALVGRDDRWISPDIEKESPQEANVAEADKVLTGAGYTKGADGIYEKDGQKLVVELISVEGWSDHNAAGDLIAQQGIDAGVQINHVKITQQEMSDARTAGNYQMMISGITGTSLDDPFAIYRQWLTTEYTTPVGETIEAGRFNFPRYSNPLVDDAVAAAAATNDEEAKKEAYATVQKEIVRDLPYIALVVNPTMSFVNTKDYTGWPAEGDMYAFPPSWATISNGVILSQLESNS
- a CDS encoding LLM class flavin-dependent oxidoreductase, producing the protein MRFQVLDIVFNPPHPVTGEAVPAADRLERVVETAVLAEELGLDAFAVGERHAGDVLSSSPTVILGAIAARTSRILLSTGVTVLSLLDPIRVAEDYATIDQLSRGRFEMVIGKGNEALQYPLLGLDLAKQYEYLEENYELLRLLLSGEEVDWEGRHRPDLRGATTLPRPYDGAFRIWHGSATSRFAVELAARWGDPIVSANALQPRESYQVLIDHYREQYAAAGHDPAYGFVGSGSGGLFLADTTEQAIEEFRPIYEGAVARADLRKHDPSAVGKVTSFRTIEEAVERGPALVGSPERVAEKILDYHQSYGHDLQSVSINHLLEPARQDDVLRRFAEEVVPLVRAEVKTDLWGPADARRAKGFTAR
- the gdhA gene encoding NADP-specific glutamate dehydrogenase → MDSRLQSVFDEVLARNPGEVEFHQAVREVFDSLGPVLQKNPQYVDAAVLERICEPERQIIFRVPWVDDQNHVQINRGFRVEFNSALGPFKGGLRFHPSVYLGIVKFLGFEQIFKNSLTGMPIGGGKGGSDFDPRGKSDGEVMRFCQSFMTELYRHIGEYTDVPAGDIGVGGREIGYLFGQYKRITNRYESGVLTGKGISWGGSLVRTEATGYGTVFFADHMLRTKGQSFDGQRVVVSGSGNVATYAIQKAQQLGANVVSFSDSSGYVVDEAGVDVDLLRQIKEVERGRVADYVERRPGARLVTGGSIWDVPATVALPCATQNELTEQDAKQLVANGVLAVAEGANMPTTPGAVALLQDAGVLFAPGKAANAGGVATSALEMQQNASRDAWTFEYTEERLAHIMAGIHARCEETADEYGTPGNYVLGANIAGFTKVADAMISLGVI
- a CDS encoding NADPH-dependent FMN reductase encodes the protein MTQHPAAPRPTQTDHPRPALVTLVGNPRPGSRTLAAALTVAARVADHLGLAAADVNGPDVNGPDQATIDLAEIATEILAPEHPRADAARETAAGAAVLVVATPVYKGSYTGLLKAFLDLYGPDGLAGVVAVPVVVSGNPAHALAGEVHLRPLLVELGATVPARTLTLLDSRLGEADLTSAVDAWLGHAGGPLLRAAGDAVRQETTHRTAPELAEVTR
- a CDS encoding copper homeostasis protein CutC; the encoded protein is MAREVALEIAVQDTDGVRVAAEVGAQRVELCAALGATGGLTPSIGLVEAAVAAALEVAGDAAPVEVHPLIRPRPGGFVFTAAEVDVQVRDVRAAVVAGASGVVIGALTADGLVDSDAVRALVEAADGREVTFHRAIDVVEDVTAALDLLAGLGVSRVLTSGGAPSSIDGVDRLREMARHSAGRVQVQAGGGVRPQDVAALVDAGVDAVHLSAKRTLSDDGGPGGGGGAGYEVTDPAVARAARDAVDEALARL
- a CDS encoding LLM class flavin-dependent oxidoreductase — its product is MPVEFLGIATTSDASETTARTTAPFDKQYLERLVRAHEDNGWTRVLFAYGSSGPEPSALAAWTAARLDTVELLLAHRPNVSYPTFAAKSFATLDQLSEGRLSVHFITGGNDHEQGREGDTLTKDERYARTQEYIQIVKRAWSSAEPFDHHGTFYDFDDFVLDAKPFEGRTPTISFGGSSDAAFKVGAAEADIYAVWGEPLDRTAEQIQRVHAEAAAAGRSTPPRIHAAFRPILGATEELAWEKAHRVLDRIEERKAAAGGVPSRRHPIDKPENAGSQRLLEIAAQGDRFDTALWTATARATGGAGNSNALVGTPETVAQALLAYYDLGVRIISARGYDLLDDATDFGRYVIPIVREEVAKRDAEAASTQAA